The DNA region gGCATGGTAttaatctatactactatactgtcttttgttttatatattttaaaattcattggtacttgaagattaccaatttattattattttttctcaatcaagcttcgctaattataATCAACGAAGAATCTTGAAAACATCTGGACTTTTTGGATTTTGCAATTTTGTGCATGCggattacattcacgctaaatcacagGAGGCTCTTAaatttatgtttccacaatatcacatttgcatggataatcTGAGAAACCTGTATTATTGCAAACTGCAGCTTTGCATTCAttgaaaaatttttaaatagattttttcgTATTCCTTTACTAATGTGAACCTTCAGAAGATCCAGGTAGTTTTGGGTTCATGGTTTGCACAGTCTAAAATTTATTCCAAAATCAACAATTTTGCATGGTTCTTTCTCATAAGtgatgtataattataattcttaaaaaatagcGGTGCGGCGAtttctttttagatttttttaatgttacactTGAACCTCTATTGTTACTTCCGGGGATCATTATTTTAACAcgcttgaatctatactacatggggatgcttccacatcaGTTCCAGATTTTCTGGACGATATTTTTGGAGAGAAAATTTATGAATTCTTTTTTCAACAATTACAAATTATCATCCATCTTAAAAgacggtttggtccttcatttcAAATAACTTTAATCCCTTTTCCTTAAAATGCTTTGAGCCAACATTGGTTAAAATGGGTCTTGGGGTTCTTGGGAAttctaacattaaaaaaaagtttacagacagacatatCGTGGTGGATGTGTCTTGTTAAATGAGttttattaaactttatttGTATCGTTTGACAGGTAACGAGGAGGTGGTACACTTAGCTGGTATTGAAAATGGTATTaatagtaataacatcaatccCAGTCACGTCTTCACTATTTGTGGAAGACAATTTAACAAGGCAATGGTCAAACGAGAGCGTGTTTGGGATGTGCTGATAGACTCCAAAGTCAAGATAAACAATGAGAAAGATCGAAAATGCCAGTAAGCATGCGAAATTAGTGTGTTGAtagaaaagttattttttaataaaaaaatattttttattgttttaacacattttttcaaCTATTTGTTGACGTTATTATAAGGTTTTTGGTCCtcgtttttttcaaatcataaaaaaagttatttatcgTTCAAActttgtaaatgaaataaattaaaaaaaaaaatttatggtatccatgcattttaggGAGTTATTGCAATTTTGGTCACAATGGAtgtaatgaaataaacatgCAAGTTGAATTCAAATTAAAAGTACCTGTTCATCGGTGGCTCGAAGGCCTCGACCTTTATTTAGTAGGTCTCCGTGGAGGCACTAGGCCAAGCAGGTCGTTGAATAGTCATGGTTAGTAATAACACTACAATactaattaaatttttctttgtaaaaggtAGATTTATAGTACGAATAATGAAAAATGTAGATAATTCAGAGTAATTGAACATCGCTGAGGACCGGAGATCGTTAAAAAGTGAACATGGTTTGCCATgtcattaaacaaaaatcaaaatcatgaaTCTCGTTTATACTGATCATCATGATATCATAACAGTCCTAAAACCGCAGTTACCTGTGAAGAGATTAGACATGATTTGAAATGGAAATTTATTTGTtagttttttatgtataaaatggtttacgtgcttattttgaatgattcaccAAATTTTAATGTTggaagtcaagttacaagcgaaaAACAGTGTTATATAAATAAAGCTCGAATcttgtatttgtttacaaattatgtaAAGCACAGAAATTAACATTGTTGGACAAAATAACTTCTGGCAAACATAACCATTATTTAACAAAGTAACTTGtgacaaacaaaataaactgaTTTAATGTGTTCATTAATAATTTTGTCAACAACAAAAAGCACATTAGATTAAAACTTATACCATACcaatacaaaacatatatgtacatgttaacaaCAACAGGACTCaaactttgttttcaaattagTATTCAACCCTCTGTTACTCGTTTGTAactcgatatttgactttcaaattaaAGCAAAGCATTAAAAGCACCCATACTGACTATTTAAGACATTAAAAATGTGAGCTCAAATCATGCCTAAGTCCTCCTACATTTCAGAAGGTCCATTTTTCTCTGTATCAAAATcaattatgtatcaaataattgtacgttaacattatacatttttaagtgtttgaaagtaatgaattaatatacataatatatttatagCTGTGTTATTGTGCATTATTTTAGACCACTTGAGCCCAATAAAATTGTAGAGGAAGCCATATTAAAAATTGGAGAAATTGGATACAACTTGCTGTGGGACAATTGTGAGCATTTCGCTGCCTACTGCAGATATGGTATCAAATGGTCTGAACAGGTatcaatacttttttaaaattgttatataaaataatatacattgtaaattaaTATCAAAGGAAACATTTTAATTCGTTATTTAAATTGATAGCACTGATTCCTGACATAGATTTCAGCTAGTTTATATGTACTGGTTCTTTCATTTCGAggatttttgtttgtaaaaaataacctACAACATATAAGTATAAACACACTTAGCCTCACAAACAGTCACACAATTCATACGCAACATTGCACGGTTATTGAGAGcatttgaataaattgaaatgatagttatttacaataattgaatatttaataGATATTTCAGTTACAAGCTAAACCGTAAAAGTCGTGGGGTAAGGGACTATATTAATGGTAAATTAGTAAATCAtgataattaatgaattcagtCGTATTTGTCAGCATTAATGTAGTAGTACACAGAAAACAGGTAGTCAACCCAAACCAGTAAACAACATTCTAACTTGATAGAAAACACTCAATTATTTGAACAATAAAAGgcaatttttgttgatttatgcGGGATAAAGGTGGCGACtttggaaaaaatatacataacccgcgttagagagttatctaattttttctgcaatgttcgATAAACAgagcgtgtagatttcagtcatGTCAGTTTCCTGTCAGTGtcagtcgctgtaggtttcgactaatcgataaacggggcttgttgatttcagtcctgtcagtatCTATAGAGTATGtatgaatgaaaaaatgacaataacaaaccgtgaaccatctcaaaaattcattaaacgaaatacaaattcaaagcagagcaacaggGACCTCCAAAttgatagaggtaggatcaggtgcttaggaggagtgagcatcctcagCCGACCGGCCGCACCCATAGCGCGATACTTGTCACAATTGGACATGTCATAATCGAGGTAAATGTTAAGTCAGTAAAATgtcataataaagtaaaaacgAAACGTTGATGATTTGGTCTGTGTGATggtcaaaatacaaaccttgACTCAACACGGACCTCCATTTTATtggaggtaggatcaggtgcccaGGATTAACAAATAGTTTACGTAAGAAATAAAgggaaagctggcatccgattggtacatgaatatatcccacaatatggcatgcctaaacaaatagtgtgttaaaatttcaagcatctgcgataaatagatgctgaaaaatctttgacaaaaatttgttttaaaattttggctaaaataaaaaaagaactcatttaacaagaagttgacgtctgattggtacaaaaatataccccacgatatggcatgcctatacaaatactgtgtaaaaatttcaagcatctgcgataaatagttgctgagataaatgcgacagaaatattggttacggacggacagacagacacacaagggtaaaacagtataccccctctccttcgaaACGGGGGTATAATAATTATTCACTCATTCACCACTCATACATCCTCGATTGGCAATGCACGCCAAAGGAATACAcaatatataaaacttttaaatagtaATTTCGACATTTAGAATAACCAAAAATGCTGGGTAATGACTTTCTAAGACTGCGCAAAATCTGACGGGatgaattgttaacaatttgTAACTTACTTATCTacttataacatttttttctttttgttgataAGGAGCagttattatttaaacaataaagtgctttcttttgtgattcatgcgggatatgaaggtggcgataTTGCAGCAATAACCCGTGTTATTTATCgggttgtgtatttttttgcaatgatcgCTATCTTCATAACCCATATGAATTACCATTGCTGACatagccaaatcgtctcctatgaGTCTTATACGAGTCTCAcatcattatgattattttgtacAGTCCCTGATTTTTCCAAGGTCGATGAAGGTTTTTATCATAGATAAGCGTGGCCTGTAAAATTCAGACCTGTCAGTTTCTAAAGAGCACTGAATTGAAATAAAGAGGGCATCATACGTggtggatgtaaataaaaaatgttaatgaacCCATTTTTAAGCTATGCTAactgaaaattgttttttttttttttggttgacatgtattatagatttttaattaagCATGCAAACCAGTAACTTTGCGATATTAtcgttataattttttttaaaagaaaaatgaaaaatttagtccgCATTTCCTCTGTTTCAACATTAATCTGCCTTTGTCCCTTTGTCGCAGCTTCCTAAAATAAACAGAACATGGCCATCAATATCGatctttgattttaacattgttatttttttttgggggggggggggtaaagttATTCCCTTTagcatttatattaaaaaattgaaagaaaaaaattgttaatcttttgaaaatattttaaatttaatgttcCTTGACACAACGAAATTTTATATGATGGATTAATATAGAATCTTTTTACAAATATGATTTAAGAAACAGAGACTGATatcggcttttttttttatatatatgattgttttgtattaattttgttcaaTGATATAGGAAATATAAATTTGACTTTAAACAGGGTATTTTAAAGCATGAAATTTGGTCTCAATTGATGCgtaatataaaaatcaataaatacatgCCAAAAAGTGTCTGGTCAAGTTTATAATTTTCAGATTATgtaaaaatgtttctaaaatataaaaaaataaaaattagttttctcttatatcttttaaatctaTGTATGAAATCTAAAGAATAACAAATACTAGTAATCACATAAAGCACTTATCAAACaatgatatttacaaagaaattgaaacaaaatgtaacacTGTGCCTGATTATTATGCCAATGCCAAGGTGGCATATTCGCACTCATCTAAGCTgcatgtattgaaaaaatacaaatatatgcatgctaaatgataaaacaattcCTCACCTGTCTGATGagacacactaaaaacaaaagaagTTATGTTATGCACTCTTTCGACAATGGTCTCtcatttgatatatacatgtacatcattgtttttcgaaactgcatcttaagcggatACAAAAATGCCATCTTGGCTCTGGCATAATCTGGAACAGTTTTATgtataattgtagaaaatatgCACAAATTTTCATACTTTCAACCAATACCGAATGAGGAAACACTTATCCTTATCAGAAGCAgtttagaattaaaaatttcaaatatgctGCAGCTAATTCTGAGAAATTGATATGTCttattaaatcaataaatgaaCAAACTATCTTAAAGCTGgaatttgagcaaaattgagATATATTTCAACTTTACATAATTTTGTACGGgatcattttatttacaatctTGATCACTTCGAATTTAAGATTTTCCTTTTTATCTCGAATTTTACAATTTCGTATCAATTTCAGGTTAAAATAGGATAGTAAAACAATAATTACAGTTGTTACAGTTGATAGgtttaaaaatatctacaatccttgaatttcatgaatatttatttatcaaaaatatttttagcgATAAATTACGTGTATCCTTTTCAAAGCTAAATGGATTTTTGGTttctatgaaaaatatttgtataaaaaaaaaataaaattattgaagCCGATATTGGTCTCATTTTTGTATCGGGACTGTTACATTTCAAACTGATTCTCGATACATCAAATTATACACAAgtgtgtcgagccaccttaaCTATacgtttgatttaaaaataagtatGAGAGAGAaaactaaatgtacatgtacttcaaatcAGGGTTAGCCGGGAAAAACCAGTGTTGGGAATTACCTGtggtaaatattgtattttccGTCCTGGTAAATACCACTGATTTTCATTAAActgggaaatactgggaaataaaaatttataatatttatttctttagtttgctcaaatgaatgtaaaatgtatgtttaggatataagatattaacaacaagcatcaaacaaaccattttgtatATTTCGCAATTTCACTGTCagtttatgaatatatttaacAGATCACCTATTCCCAAAGACTTCTATAGCTGCTAGACTACATATTTTAGTCTACCTTTTTGTATCCCAAGTTTAGTGctttacagatttataattcaaagcacaaaCTAAACTGTTATAATAACTGTTACAAGTAACAATTAAATAATCACACGTGTAGTTTTAATAATTGACTCTTGACAGTCTTAAAGCTTGTGCTCCTGTTTTGGGAGATGAAAACAATGAGTGGGGCTAATTATATTTGGCTTCTCAAGTGTGTTGCATACTGAGGAAGTGACACTGGTCACactttatattcataattttccTGGCCCATTTTTCACTTACACTAAATAACCAGAAAATGGAACTTTTGGTATCATGTTTATGATAACTGTATAGATGCATTTATACCTGACTTAagtcttaaaaacaaataacaatggTGTATGAATGAACCATGTTTGGAATATTCATAAGAAGATAACCAATGCATTACTGGCCagtcaaaacttgttaaaatcaaatactattataatatttcataacTGACAAGGTGTACTATTGTCTACATCCCAATAGAGTTGATTAAGACTACGAAAGAAGTACTATACTAGTAATATGTAGTTAAActttatttcccagtatttcccgggaaatactAATAATTCCCGGAATTCCCAGTATATCCCACCGTCCTGGGAAATATGAGTATTTCCCACGTTTTTGCATACCCTGCTTCAAATTAACA from Crassostrea angulata isolate pt1a10 chromosome 7, ASM2561291v2, whole genome shotgun sequence includes:
- the LOC128191786 gene encoding phospholipase A and acyltransferase 3-like — encoded protein: MKMKMAAKQFDSHNRSVIQTARKGDLLEIERSLYSHWAVYIGNEEVVHLAGIENGINSNNINPSHVFTICGRQFNKAMVKRERVWDVLIDSKVKINNEKDRKCQPLEPNKIVEEAILKIGEIGYNLLWDNCEHFAAYCRYGIKWSEQVRNLGILVGTYWMMPYVSVTALSTLFVWKRILARKDKEKMKSRL